In the Nitrospirota bacterium genome, AGAAGTTATTATGGCTAAAGCTGAGATAATGATTGTTGAGGATGAGGGCATAACAGCCCATTATATACAAAACACACTGGTTAATTTGGGATATACGATAATATCTATAGAGAACTCAGGCGAGTGCACATTAGAAAAGTTAAACAACGATAAACCCGATTTGGTTCTGATGGATATAAAACTTAGTGGAGATATTGACGGAATTGAAACTGCTGAGGAAATCCGTGTCAAATTCGACATTCCTGTGGTTTTTTTAACAGCGCACTCAGATGGACCAATGATTGAGCGGGCTAAAATCGCTCAACCGTATGGTTATGTCTTAAAGCCGTTTGATGGCAAAGATTTACAGTCAAATATCGAAATGGCCTTGTATAAACACAACTCTGAAAAGAAAATGAGGGAATTGGCCTACTATGATGTGTTAACCGGTCTTCCTAACAGAACTCTCTTCTATGACCGGCTCGTACAAGCCCTGAATATATCAAAACGCAACAACAAGATGGTAGCAATTTGTATGGTAGATCTGGATGGTTTTAAATGTGTGAACGACAGAATGGGGCATGATGTTGGAGATAAGGTGCTTAAGGAGGTAGCCGTAAGATTAAAAGACAGTGTCAGGGAGTCAGATACAGTGGCAAGGATAGGAGGCGATGAATTTATATTGATAGTAACAAACATCTTAAACCAGGCAGATGCAGCCACAATAGCTCAAAAGGTGCTTTTATCCATTGGCGCACCATTTGAGCTGAAATCACCAATATGTGCCATTGGCTCAAGTATTGGCATTTCCCTTTGTCCGGATGATGGCACTGACCCTGATATATTAATTAAAAAGGCTGACATGGCTATGTATCATGCAAAGGAAAATGGTAAACACTGTTTCTTTTTCTTTAAAGATATAAATAAAAAAATTGCTTTGGGTACAGAAGTTATAGTAGGTTTTGCCTTAGAGTTTGTACTACATAAAAAGGGCAGTTGGAATCATAACGATTGGGTCAACTTTTTATTGTCAACAGAAAGAAATGGGTTACACATTACAGAAAATATTAAGGCAAGTTTGGGTCTGTTGTTAGAAACACAAAAAAA is a window encoding:
- a CDS encoding diguanylate cyclase, whose product is MAKAEIMIVEDEGITAHYIQNTLVNLGYTIISIENSGECTLEKLNNDKPDLVLMDIKLSGDIDGIETAEEIRVKFDIPVVFLTAHSDGPMIERAKIAQPYGYVLKPFDGKDLQSNIEMALYKHNSEKKMRELAYYDVLTGLPNRTLFYDRLVQALNISKRNNKMVAICMVDLDGFKCVNDRMGHDVGDKVLKEVAVRLKDSVRESDTVARIGGDEFILIVTNILNQADAATIAQKVLLSIGAPFELKSPICAIGSSIGISLCPDDGTDPDILIKKADMAMYHAKENGKHCFFFFKDINKKIALGTEVIVGFALEFVLHKKGSWNHNDWVNFLLSTERNGLHITENIKASLGLLLETQKKLYQLMPESDLNYICNEVVKFVKENKGSWLHTEWELLLQNFESNHIKLPTDKGHIVEEIVKNIKSLYIMAESNA